The sequence TTTTTAATGCGCTACTATTCAAGGCAGTGCCCTTAGATATTGGTATCGGAATACTCGCAATTTTACTTATCCAGCTGATATTTTAACTTCTCATAGGTAAAATATACCGTGATTTTTTAATATTTTTAAATATGCTTGCTATATTTTGATCCCAATATATCTATTTTTCTCACTAAATTCATAACTTCTTAAATCGTTGTCATAGCCTCGTAATGATACTGATATCAACGTTATTTTTAGGATGTCTCAATAATCTTCGCCATCACCAAATCATCTTATCTATTTGTTTGTTTTAATTAATTTAAATATTTTTTTCGAAGAAATCAATATCATTTATTCATCCTGCATATTGCTATAACAGGAGACCTTATGCTGCCTTCAATTTAATATATTACTATAAAATTCATATATACATACATATGTTTCTTGTTATTTTTAAAATATTCTGTTACTTTTGCATAGTAATGAAAAGCATACGTTTATGAAGTTAATGAGACACATTAATCGAATGCTACCTTCACCTGTAATAACTTTATATTTTGGCCAAAACTCTATTGAATTTTTACTGTAAAAATACACACAAGGAGTGTCGTGTGAAAAAACTATCCTATCTGGCTCTTGGCCTGTCTGTCCTATCTTTGACCGCTTGTAACAATGCAAACGAAACTGCCAGTACAGATGCGACTGCCGCAGATGGCTCAACTGAGCTCACTGCCCCTTCACGTCCAGAATGTATCGCACCTGCCAAACCGGGCGGCGGCTTTGATTTGACTTGTAAGCTTGCCCAAGCTGGCTTAAGAGATACTGGCATCTTAAAAGATCCTATGCGCGTCACCTATATGCCAGGCGGCGTCGGCGCTGTTGCTTATAACAAAATCGTTGCCAATGATCGTGACAATGGCGATGCAATTATTGCCTTCTCTACCGGCTCTATCCTTAATTTATCGCAAGGTAAATTTGGTAAGTTCACTGAAAAAGATGTGAAATGGCTCGCGGGTGTTGGTACTGATTATGGCGCTATCGCGGTCAATGCAGACTCTCCTATTAAAGATTTGGCCGGCTTAGTTGCTGAGCTCAAAAAAGATCCAAAAGCTATCAGCTTCGGTGCTGGTGGTAGCGTTGGTGGCCAAGATTGGATGCAAACGGCCATTTTAGCCAAAGCCGTCGGTGTCAAGCCTAGTGACATGACCTATGTGGCCATGGAAGGCGGCGGCGAGGCGATCACAGCGGTGATGGGTAATCATATTACGGTCGTTAGTGCTGGTATTGCCGAGATTATGCCGCAAGCCAATGCAGGTAAATTACGTGTATTAGCAGTATTTGCAGATGAAAGATTGGGCGGCACGATGACCGATATTCCTACTGCGAAAGAGCAAGGTTATGATGTGACCTGGCCAGTCGTTCGTGGTTACTACATGGGTCCAGACGTAAGCCCTAGTGCTTATAACTGGTGGAAAGAGGCTTTCGATAAGATGCTTGTTGATCCGAAATTCGCTGAAATACGTGAGCAACAAGAATTGCTGCCTTTCTCTATGACTGGCGATGAGCTACAAGCCTACGTTTATAAACGTACGGGCGAACTACGCGAGTTATCTGCTGAATATGGTCTTGTTGAAGCAGCACCAACCAAATAGTTACGTTGAGATTTAATAACCTTT is a genomic window of Psychrobacter cibarius containing:
- a CDS encoding tripartite tricarboxylate transporter substrate binding protein; the encoded protein is MKKLSYLALGLSVLSLTACNNANETASTDATAADGSTELTAPSRPECIAPAKPGGGFDLTCKLAQAGLRDTGILKDPMRVTYMPGGVGAVAYNKIVANDRDNGDAIIAFSTGSILNLSQGKFGKFTEKDVKWLAGVGTDYGAIAVNADSPIKDLAGLVAELKKDPKAISFGAGGSVGGQDWMQTAILAKAVGVKPSDMTYVAMEGGGEAITAVMGNHITVVSAGIAEIMPQANAGKLRVLAVFADERLGGTMTDIPTAKEQGYDVTWPVVRGYYMGPDVSPSAYNWWKEAFDKMLVDPKFAEIREQQELLPFSMTGDELQAYVYKRTGELRELSAEYGLVEAAPTK